The sequence AGGTGTGAAGTTGATTGTAttcacacccccccccccccaatcggACTGAACCGTACGTATTTTGGAATTCATAAGTGTCTCCACATTTTTCTGAAACTGTAGAAAAGTATATTCAACTTCAGGTTTGCATTTTAGAAAGTAGATCCAGACAAATCTACTATAATTATTGACAAAGTAAACATAATACTTTGAATTATGCACCGGCGGGAGAGCTGGTCCCCAAATGTCAGTATGGATTATTTCAAGAGGTGCTATGGatacatgtaaagaagaatcaaACGGTAACTGATGTCATTTCCCTTTTTGACATGCATCACAAATTGAAGAAGGAAAATTGTGTGAATCTACGGCTATCTTATTGTTTTGCAGAACCCGAAGAGTGACTGGAGAGGCAGGGTGTCCAATCTGCGATGCCACAATTCTTGAGTGATCTTGGATGAGACAAGAGCTTGGGTAGGCCTTTTATTTGGGAGCATGTAGAGACCATTTCTACACCTTCCTCTTCGTGGCTTGATCCTTAACAAAGAAGGAGTTagggtgaaattcaacaaaAGCAGCAATATCAGTGGCTAATTTTTGAACAGAGATCAAGTGCCTATTCATTTCAGGTGCATGAAGAATATGATTCAAATGGAGAGGTCGATCTAAGCCAGCATAGAAGAATTCCCAATATGAGCAATAGACAAACCTGCACCATTGGCGACCTACACTTGATCTCCTCCATTGTAGGTTTCTTGAGTTGTCAGACGCTCAAGATCATTTGTGATGTGGTCCGTCGTACCAGTGTTGATGTACCAGTTGGGGTCACCGAATATCTGGAGACCGCTGCTACAACCTTGTTGTTATCGTCTGCTTGATAGGAGTGGTTGAATATGTACCAACATCAGAGCGTGTCATACCTCGACTTGAAGCAGACTTGACACACCATGTCATTGCGTGCTCCTTGGCTTGACTGCCCGCCTTGATTTGGGTGACCATTGAAACCACCAGAGGGACGTCCACCACCACGGCCACGTCCACGACTGCTTCGGACACTGTTGCCAGCATTGTCGCCATCGCGACTTGAGTTCCTGCTCAAAGTATTAACGGATGATACCTGAGCAACAGTGTTGTTGTATTCTTGACGCATCCCGTGACTCAGCATGTGTGCATACACATTGCTGACGGTGTATGTGTCTTTCCGGGTGGCGATGCTTGTCACCAGTGTGTCGTACTTGAGCCAAGGCCGCGCAGCATGTAGGCGATCAATTCTTCATCTTCGAGTGGCTTGCCAATAGCAGCCAGGGTGTCAGCGAGATGCTTGACTTTGCGGAAGTAGTCAGCAATGCCGAGATCTTTCTTCTGGATGGTGGCGAGCTGCATGCGTATCTGCATGATGCGATCTCTCGAGCTTGACGCAAACATCTTCTCCAGTGTGAGCCAGACGTCGTGCGACGTCATCATGCCAACCACATTCCTGAGCACCTCCTCGGTGAGAGAGGAAAGGAGGGCACTCAGAACGAGCTGATCTTGGTGGTACCATGTGGTAAACTCTGGTTGACGACGATCCGACGAGGACTTCCTTTGCCAGGGGCGACGGTGATGGTTTGGTTGGGACACGAGATGGATCCATCCACGTACCCGAGGAGACCTTGGCTCCTGAGGTAAGGAAGAAGTTGCGCCGTCCACAACAGGCAATTTTCCTACGTTAGCTTCACattgatgaagtagttgaacgATGGCATAGGCAGTATACCAGATTGGATTGCGGTGGAGGCTGAGTTGTTGGAGGTGGCAGATTGTGATGTTCCTGACATGGTGAGATATCAGAGTTCTAGATTGTGGCTCTGGATACCATGAAAGAACAAAGGGAGAATGAGAGAATGCTGAACACATCGATCCAATTGGGATCGTGTTGTTTATATAGCTCATGTTCAAGTATAGAGTTACATCTGAGATCCTATAAACAAGAAGAACTGCTGCATGTGCGCAACTAACAGAACTAGCAGTGGCCGCGGTGACCACAAACACGGTCAGCATGCCACTAATCTCGCCATGACTAAGCACTAATCTCACCATGACTAAGCCATGGACGTGATCACTACTCACTAGTGCTAGTGCTACCTGTTACAACGTCTACAATATTTCTAATACCAAATCCTTCGGCAGTGTATATCTAGCTGCttaatgcaaaaaaaaattcatgccCCACTTTAACCAAGTCACAACACAATCACACCATGACACACACTACATCCAATCAAAATGCCAACTAGAGCAGCAGAAAACAGCTGGCAGTATTCATCAGTAGCACCAGCCCAAACACCATGTAGTCATGTACCAATTCGACACCTTGCTCGGCAGTATTTAAGTGAGCTATTGCAACTGAAATTGAAAGATTTTACTATCTGAACATAAAGGTATAAACAATGTGCAACGTAAGTTTGTTTGGGGAGCAAATGAAGTAGCAGCTCAACATGGTTGGTTGGAGATACTAGACACAGTTGCATCTCACTCCTCATGGAAGCAATTAATTAAGCAACACGAAACACACACAAACGTTGCAGAGATGGAGATATATAATGACCTAGAGACTAAAACTTCAGTTTAAATCTACAGCGTAGCAGGTACCATTCAAGCGATACAATTCATGCACAATGCGATTAATTAGCATGAGTGTTGAGTAAGAAGTGCATGAGTTCTTTTTGTTCCTCGCGAAGAACAATGTGAAGAAACTGCACTAAACTAGGGATCAAATCTTCAGTTGAACTAACAACGCGGTAAGTATGATGTTGAATGGTGTAACTCATGAGCAGGTTGGGAGCAATGCCATCAACTAGTATGACCATAAGTATCTGGTCAAAAAATGTATGACCATAAGCAACAGCAGCATGGTCACAATATTATATCGTCATGGGCTAAAATGCAAGGCATACGCCTAACGGCTACAATCTAGATTCAGGCAGTCAAGATTAGCATGAACATTGTGTCCTTGTAAGTTAAAAAGATAAGTAAACAGATATAATGGAATCACAATCTGCAAAAGGGTTCAAAAACACAACAGATCATTGTAGACTGCTGTGTAAAGTAAAATAACTCAACTTGGTTACACGTCTTCTTCAGACTATGTTCTTCATATCAATACACATGGAAGGCATGGGATTAGATACTTCACACCTGGGATTCAGAGCAGGAACTACACGTAAGGCAGGCCTCAAGTCTCGAGCAACCACACAAAAGTTcagaacaagagaaaaaaagacGAATCAAATTCTCACTACAACCCTGAAAGAAGACCACCTGAGTGTCTTAGCTCCTGTTTATTTTCCCCTGAATTCTAAATTATGAATTGTAAAAACTCACCTTAAGTGGATTGTAGATTGTGTCATGATTCAGATATATATTTGCTAAATTCATTCCCAAACTAACTGTTTGTTTACAGAATTCATAATCCACAATCCAGAATCTACAGTCCAAAAGCAAACAAATAGCATCTTACTATCTTGCTCCTGCTGCAATCCACGCGGAGGCGGCGCTGGAAGGGAGTAAGGGCAGCTccagtgtgtgctaaggaggtgcaaggaagagaagagaaagaagtgGCACCCGACACCGACAGCCCATCGTCTGCGAGTATCAAGGATTTTGTTGATACTGTGGACGCAGAGGAAGTATCAAAAGGCTATGCACAACGTGTCAACGTGTCGTGTGCTTGGGTCCTCGTTATTTTTCTGAGAATTTGAGATTGCTGGCAAAGCCTGTTTCTGCGGCCgatctaaaataaaattctaCCGAGTTCTCGAGGCTACTACAATACTGGGCCAGCATTTGGCCTACTCCCAGAAACACAGGGATTAAAACTTCGCCAAATCTTGATAAATTTTACGAATTTTGAGAATTTCAGAGgagaataaaatatctaatttcataaaaaaaattcactgatATGTGAAATCCACAGAGTATAGGAGACTCCAAAATTTCGGTAAAATTTCACAGATTTTGGTCTTTTCGCTGATgaatgaaaaaattgtaaagcaaaattgaaatcccttaGAGAAATACCTCCGAGACAGGGTCGTCACGAGAGGCCCAAATCCGAACCTTCGAATAGTGCAAAGCGTCAGTCCGGCTCGCACTGCCCAAGTGCTGCACCAAGGAAAAATTGCATTCCAAAACTGGCAAAATTGACATGCACTTTATTTTCTGTTGAACGAAGAGATCGTCTTAATCAAGAGGACCCCGTTGCCTTTTACATCTCTCTATAtcgttaaataaaaaaatagtgggGAAATTACACTGGAGAGCATTTTACAAATTACAACTAGCAATTGCAAGCCATTCTTCTTCGTCCTGCCTGTTCATTCTGCAATAAATAAAAGAACAGCAATCAACACCTGCTATGAGCTGTATCTTGCTCCAAGGTTCACATTGCACAAAGAACATGGCACAGATATCTTGAGGACATATGCATCAGTTTGACTGTGGTATGGCTGTAAGAATGtaaggaacatacatgaacaAGCAAATCAGAAAATGCATGCGAATAACGTACTGGAGCACTGTAAGTATGAACCAGCTAACTATTGTGTTTATAAATGTTTTATTGACCTCTGAAAACTGATATTCAGACCAAGTAAATGAAACATACTGCCGACACTTTGACAGACCTATCCCTGTAGCTCCAATTTTATTGTGACAAGCGCAAACTTATACTTCCTCTACATGCAGGAGCAAATCCCTtggaatttattttttaaaatcgtAGGAATCACCTGACATTTAAAGTTGTTGCCTCTAGCAAGTTCATACTCAGCCATCATTTATATATCGAAGGCAAGGGATGGAAGGATAAAACAGACCAAATACCTCTAGTGTTAATCTATCGGTCATTTTAAGGCTACTCTAGTGTTGTGGTAGAAAATGGCATCAAACATCTAAAATGCCAGGCAAATACTACGACTaaggtttttttaacttaaaaatTAAGATTTGTCCTACACAAATACATGGTATAAATTCATATGACAACCCTAATACCAATTATTGTCAATCTTTTCGAAATATCAGAGGAGGTAGGTAGTACGAGTACCTGCAACCAAGCTTTGCCTCAAGTACTTGTGCCCTGGAATATTTACTTTGAAAATAAACAAAAGCACCCAATTGCTTTAGTGCACTCCATAACCATGTAGCAGAAGAGTGTCTGCTATCACATTCCTTGCTTCAGAACATAATGTCTCTGCATCATTCCCTTTGATAGGTCGGTGAATAATGACCTTTACCGAACCTGAATTAAGAGTGCTTTCCATTCCAGAAGGCATCAGTTTCCCGGTTCCGATAAGAGTAATAGGTATAACAGGAGCACCGGTCTTTGTGGCGACACTAAATGCACCTCTCTGATAACAGTAATATCTATGTCACTACTCCAAGAAAATTTGAAAGCAATAATATgcagaaaaataaaatctacAGAACCATACCTTAAATACACCTAGCTTTCCATCTTTACTCCGAGTCCCCTCTGGAAAGAAAAATACAGAAGCTCCTTTGTTCACCAAATCAACACACCGTTTGAGACAGTCCTGCAGTTAGAGAACCAATGTTAAGTTCAAACATGGAGTACAAATTAGACAAACAATATGGTAGGAATGCATTAACCTCAAAATATGTTAGTTACTAATGCTCAAAATAAACACTACATAAACTTTATCTGGTTTGGCCATAAATTCAAACCTGCAGTAAACAAATTGTCTATACACAGAGTTCTTCATTTTACAGAGCTACATCAACAAAAAGGAATTGTAAGGACAATTACCAAACAAAATTGTCAGGTGAACCTCTAAAATCATAGAtaatccaaaaaaaatattgttctcACAAATTTATCTAAATAATATCTAAAGCACGGATAAGGCCAAGGTCATACCAATTGGCTTCTGCTGTCCGTACGCCGCAACGGAATCACACCCAAGAGATACATTGCCCACCCAATAATTGGGAACATAAAGATACTGGTCTTGCTTATAAACTTGAAGCACCTCCCTAGAGTTAGAAGGGTATAGATATCCAAGAAGCTCTGATGGTTAGCAACATAGACAGCAGGGCTGCTATTTGGAGGTAGATTCTCCATTCCCTTGATCTCAAGCTTGTAGAACATGGAAATTGTCAAAGTAGCCCAAACCTTCGCAATGTAATGCTGAGCTCTCCGACGGTATCGGTCAAATAGCAGTACAAGTGGATGAACCACAACCATAGCTATAAACAAAAATATCGCTGCAACTGCAGTCACCATATAGAAGCAAACCCCTCTGACTCTTGGAGCCACTTGCAGGTCTGTTAAAATAATTTCAAGTAAGCATAAAGAAATCTAACTCTAGAATTTGACACAAATCACTTGTGTTTGTCGATGTACATGGTTTAATTTCTGAACCACACATTATTAGTCGAATATGCACACATGCTTTTCGCAATAAGTATGTCACATAACTAGTACCTAATGTCTACCGCTTCTTAAAGCTCATCAACAAAATGGTGCCATGACCTGGTATAAGGTTTCTAAACTCTAAAAGGCTAAAAGCACTGCCAGTTGTATCTCATTTTATCTCTAAACAATCTAGTGGGTAGGTGGAAGTAACTGTTATAACCACAGTAGTTAATCATAAGGAACCAAAGAGTTAACACAATAGTTTGATTTCTGCACTATCAATCCACCTAGACTCATGCAATGACAGAGCATTAGCAACAGCAATTTAGTCACTGCAAATTCAGAAAAAATCGGCGCTGCATGTCATGTGGACGACGCGATCTTCAGTTCAACACAAACGACTGCAAACTAGATAGCCTCAACCAACCGCACGGCCCAATGAGATCATGACCATGTTAAAATGGTAAAGAAAAAACATTTTGTCATATCAAGTAGCCTGGATACCTGACAGCGCCTGCGTCGAATCCCCAGCTGCGGCGGCAGCGCCACCGGCGAGGACATCCGACCTCACTACCGTGTCTCTCCGCCGACACCTCGTCGCCAGTACCTGCCGGCTCGGGGAGCGGAACACCACCGCCGACACCCGACGCGGCTGTATCCTCGCTCCGCCCCCGCCAGCCGCCGCTACGAACCAACCAACAACGCGTCAACAAGATAAGATCAGCACTGAAGCTTCCCCAGGAGAAAGCCTGGCGCCCGAGCAGAGAGGCGAGGCGGCGATACCGTGGGCGGAGGAGAAGGAGACGGGGAGGGGCGACGCGGCCGCCGGAGCGGCGGGCGGCCCCGGCCGGAGGAGCGTCCCCATGGACCGCCCGGCCGTCTGACTCGCCTGCGGAGGCGGGCTCGTGATCCCGTGGCGGAGGCTCGCCGGGCTCGGGGCGAGTCGGACGCGGCGCGCACGTGGCGAACGTGGGGGTGTTGGGTTCGTGTCGTCGCGCACGCCCTTTTCGGTGCGGTAGAGGTGGGCTTCGGTGGAGCGGAGAGGAAAGGAATGGATAAAATCGTGGGGACTCGAGCCGATGCGCAGCGCAGGGCGCAGGCGAGAAGATAGATTGGACGGGCGGGTCCGTGTGCGTCAGCGGACGCCGGCGAATGAGGGTGATGCGAGCACCGGCGGGGCCGGGCCGGCACTCGCGGCCTTTTCCTGTTCGATTTGACGTGACAACCGGGGCAAAATGCTGTAAAGTGCAAACTTCGGCGTTTCATCGAGGCTTCCTATGTGATTTGAAACTTGCGTGCGAGTTTGTAAGGCCATCTTCAACAGGGGAAGTAAATTATTCGGGTGCTACAGTGTTTAGCGAGCTGTTCATGTACTGTAGCATCATACTGTTACAGTACTGCGGAGAGAGAAAGTAGGCTGTAAATCTGCGGAGTCACTgtggcaccgcaacactgtAACATTGCTGTAGTAACACTGTTTATAGAGCCTGTCAGCGGGCCAGAGGAAGAAACGCCATCTGTTACTGTAGTAACATTGTATctgtactgtttacagaggctgatAATGGGACCGGAGcgagaaaaagagaagtacaagatagaaaatagggtagctgctggagatgaaaaaataaaggatgttgtaatagtgataggggatgctgaaatagtatttttgaggataaaaatttgaaGTAGCTATTGAAGATGACCTAAGACCCTGTTTGGCTGCCGAAATACAAACCGATTCTAGGTGTTTTCACTCCCTAATAAACTTACCTTAAAGTTTGTATGGCAAAGTTTTTAagtagtttttaaaaaaaaaaaatcaatgtagCTATATTAAACAGTAGTATTCAGCTTTTAGCTTCTTAAGTAGAATTTatgagagtgattctctgaaataaactagaagctgtagagctgaaaaaaaatagattttactGATTCACTTTACACACAGAATCACCTCCTCCATATAATTTATTCTAAATAATCATTTTCAACTATAGAATCGTTTCCCCATAAAATCACTCTCCATAGAGAATTTAAATCAGAGATAGCTCTAACAAACTTACCATAAATTTCATTCCCTTTGATTGTACATACTTATGATTTAAATTTCATTCCCTTTGATTGTACATACTTATGATTTGGATAAGATCCAGTTAAAACTTGTGAAATTTTAactattaataatttttaagatatttagtttgaaaacatgaaaaatatatgtatagatttgttttaaaaatatttttataatcttataagtttattaatttttataaatatattttaattaaaaatagtgGTCGAAGATATATATTGATGACAATTATTAACTTTCTTATTTAGTAAGGTCAACTCCAGCAGACCCCGAATTCTGTAGCTTCGGGTGCTACAGTGTTAAGAGTtactgtagtagtactgtaGCATCTCGGGAAGAATCGGTGCCAAGCGCTACAGTGCTGTTACAGTACTGTGGAGAGAGAAAATGTGAGCTGTAAATCTGTGGCGTACTGTATCATTCGTAACACTGCAGCAACtactgtagtagtactgttcacagagactGACAGTGGGGTGGAGTGGAAAACCGCGTCGGGTtactgtagtagtactgtttatagaggctgacagcgggatcggagagagaaaaagaggagtagaaggaagaaaatggggtagctgctggagatgaaaaaataaaagatgttgtaataatgatgggatgctgtaatagtaattttgaagatgaaaatttaagatagctgcTGAAGATGGTCTAAGTCAATTATTTTTGAGCATCTGGTCTCTGGCATGCCATAATGATTGTGCTGGATTTTTGTGCTTCTGCCGTCTTAAGCACAGGGAGGAAGCAGTGGAGTGAATATGCTTTGCGTCATGCGCTTGCAGTTCCTGATACACTTGCCATTACTCTAGGAACATAAATGGTGCTGTCgtttcaaataaaaagaaagaaagaaaaggcacAAATGGTATGCGTATCTATTCATTATAATAATCTCAAGCAACGAGATGACTCGAATTTTATCTTTTCATTTACACCTAGTACTTAAAAAGCTAACAGCAGCGAGACCTGATACATGGATTGCTTGGGATAACAACAATTTCTGCAACCTGAAAATGTCACTGGTAAACAGCGTCCAGCACTCAACAATAATGAACCAGACCATTAGAGGGGGAGCGTCAAACAACAATTGCACGCTTATTATGTGAAATATTCTAAGTTTTTCGTCAGATTAGGCATGTGAGGTCACTGATTGGATAAGACACATAGTACAAACGGAATGGCACAGCCGCATAACTGAAACAACACACTACATTCCCTATTCTGTCGTTATACATTCATAACACGCGCTATTCATGGGACAACAAAAGAACATGATTTGAGGAGGGAGGcggagaagaagaaactaaggaGATACACAAAACAGGTACAAAACAACAGgggaacaacaacaaaaaagaatgaAACCACTGTTAGCTCCCAAGTCCACTACAGGTCAGCCCTCCATCTGCAGCGCCCGGCCTGGTGATAATGATCAACACCGTTTAGCTGCTAAGAGGTCAGTTAATCTGTACAGGAACTCTTCACACTTCTATGATTGTCTGCATCTTTCGATAACTTCAGTAACAGCTGAATGTGTTTCCCGCGTCATCATGTTGAGCTGCAAATGAAACGCCTGCAGGAGACCCGATGGATGGGTAAGTAACTAAGCAACACCAGTCCAAGTCGCAGAAACATATCAAAAGTTGGGGGTAAGAGAAAATGGGTAAACAACTGAAAATCTTTTAAGTGCTAGAGCAGTCACGTATCTAGATAACATCAAAAAGAGAATGAAGAAATAAGCTTCCTAGATAGATGCAAACTACATAAAGGGCATGAGAAAGTATCAGTTCCCAAAACTGGTAGTTCATATATCTTTCAAACTTTTCATGAGATGGTAGTTTAGAAGTTTTGGAGACATACCACAAATTTCTCAAGCACGGGTACAAGAATTTTTAAGCTGTTGTCTGGTAGGCAACTGGAAATGGCTCCTCGAACCTTCATGCTGTTGCAGCAGAAAGTTCAGAAGTTACTCAACCAAGGGGCTGACATTATAATCATTTACAAATTAAGAAAGAATTACAACACACTGAAGATTACAAACCTTTCTGTTGAAAGAAAGGCAAGAAGGAGCGCCGCATAAGCCTCCACAATCATCATTTCAGCTTCGCGTGCTCCTTGCAACAAAGACTCTTCATCATCCTGATATTTACAAGCAATCAAACAAACTATTTGTAAAACGTCATACCATATTcaattatgcattt is a genomic window of Phragmites australis chromosome 24, lpPhrAust1.1, whole genome shotgun sequence containing:
- the LOC133907685 gene encoding 1-acyl-sn-glycerol-3-phosphate acyltransferase BAT2, chloroplastic-like, whose translation is MGTLLRPGPPAAPAAASPLPVSFSSAHAAAGGGGARIQPRRVSAVVFRSPSRQVLATRCRRRDTVVRSDVLAGGAAAAAGDSTQALSDLQVAPRVRGVCFYMVTAVAAIFLFIAMVVVHPLVLLFDRYRRRAQHYIAKVWATLTISMFYKLEIKGMENLPPNSSPAVYVANHQSFLDIYTLLTLGRCFKFISKTSIFMFPIIGWAMYLLGVIPLRRTDSRSQLDCLKRCVDLVNKGASVFFFPEGTRSKDGKLGVFKRGAFSVATKTGAPVIPITLIGTGKLMPSGMESTLNSGSVKVIIHRPIKGNDAETLCSEARNVIADTLLLHGYGVH